A window of Sulfuricurvum sp. contains these coding sequences:
- a CDS encoding ATP-binding cassette domain-containing protein → MNNPQIQWLLEESMLVKISGHHLPQHTKAVLQEQTLSKAFYKKLLETFGLEAPLWQKELSSSMLPMLAFLPGGEAEIVFAQESNNHWSVESFHVIDSREKFPDGTLFTPLKLRKQTGKFSTAKEMFKNVAYQQKSFLIYAAIASLTINLLALGTSFYSMQVYDRVIPTQGISTLIALSIGVFIAIFLEMMVKISRSSILDHASKNMDIAYSHVIFQRLLKIRLDSMPRSIGTLSGQLQSYNAVRTFISSAAMYVLIDFPFSLLFLAGIMLVGGMKLGIIVIAFMVVSILVGSMFRHKIDQLSITSSKASHKKLGLLVETVEGAESIKATGSGWSALNRWNALTKDLIDDDIAIRHYSELSGYLSAFFQQLSYIALVAIGAYTVSTTNELTMGGLIAITILSGRVLSPISMIPNLFVQWGRAKISAKDLENIFSLRSDNHQIDHPLSPTIFTPSYVLNNIKFEYQENTPTVVLNSLIINAGEKVGIVGVIGSGKSTLLKLLAGLYAPNEGKVFLDGLDLQHLSREWLVKNIGYLPQSTKLFSGTIRDNLVLGVVGVSDEQITEACKKTGLMQLVSSLPHGLDSIIPESGESVSGGQKQLIALTRMVLAQPTIWLLDEPTASMDEGSEKRLIELLLTLMRPTDTLILVTHKPSLLRLVGRLIVMTPQGIAIDGPRDAVLQKISTPQGTPS, encoded by the coding sequence ATGAATAACCCACAAATACAATGGCTCTTAGAAGAGAGTATGCTTGTCAAAATATCAGGTCATCACCTCCCTCAACATACAAAAGCAGTTTTACAAGAACAAACCCTTTCTAAAGCTTTTTATAAAAAGCTTTTAGAGACATTTGGTCTTGAAGCTCCACTTTGGCAAAAGGAGCTTTCATCTTCAATGCTTCCGATGCTTGCATTTTTACCTGGAGGCGAAGCCGAAATTGTTTTTGCACAAGAATCAAACAACCACTGGAGTGTAGAAAGTTTTCACGTTATTGACAGTCGAGAAAAGTTCCCTGATGGAACCTTGTTTACCCCTCTTAAACTTCGAAAGCAGACAGGAAAATTTAGTACTGCAAAAGAGATGTTTAAAAATGTCGCTTATCAGCAAAAAAGTTTTTTGATTTATGCGGCTATTGCCTCTTTAACCATCAACCTACTAGCATTGGGAACCTCGTTTTACAGTATGCAAGTTTATGACCGTGTTATCCCTACACAAGGGATTTCTACCCTTATAGCCCTCAGCATTGGTGTCTTCATTGCTATCTTTTTAGAGATGATGGTCAAAATTTCCCGCTCCTCAATTTTAGATCATGCCTCCAAAAACATGGATATAGCTTATTCACACGTTATTTTTCAACGATTACTAAAAATACGATTAGATAGTATGCCCCGAAGTATCGGAACACTCTCAGGACAACTCCAAAGTTATAACGCAGTACGAACTTTTATCTCTTCAGCCGCGATGTATGTTTTAATTGATTTCCCTTTTTCACTCCTATTTTTAGCTGGTATTATGTTAGTGGGAGGGATGAAGCTAGGAATTATCGTTATCGCCTTTATGGTTGTTTCCATCTTAGTTGGAAGTATGTTCCGACATAAAATCGATCAACTCTCTATCACCTCTTCAAAAGCATCTCATAAAAAACTTGGATTACTTGTAGAGACAGTAGAAGGGGCAGAAAGTATCAAAGCAACCGGTTCAGGGTGGAGCGCTCTGAATCGTTGGAATGCCCTTACCAAAGATTTAATTGATGATGATATCGCTATTCGTCATTACAGTGAATTATCAGGGTACCTCTCTGCATTTTTTCAACAACTTAGCTATATAGCTCTCGTCGCTATAGGGGCGTATACCGTAAGCACAACGAATGAATTAACCATGGGGGGATTAATCGCTATCACTATTTTATCAGGGCGTGTATTGTCCCCGATCTCAATGATTCCCAATTTATTTGTCCAATGGGGAAGAGCAAAAATTTCTGCTAAAGACCTAGAAAATATTTTTTCACTTCGTAGTGATAACCACCAAATTGACCATCCACTTTCACCAACCATTTTTACCCCGTCATACGTTCTTAATAATATAAAATTTGAGTATCAAGAAAATACCCCGACCGTTGTTCTTAACTCCCTTATCATCAATGCAGGGGAAAAAGTAGGTATTGTAGGTGTTATAGGGTCTGGTAAATCCACGTTGCTTAAATTACTAGCCGGATTATACGCCCCTAACGAGGGGAAAGTTTTTTTAGATGGATTAGATTTACAACACCTTTCTCGTGAATGGCTCGTCAAAAACATAGGATATCTTCCTCAATCGACAAAGCTTTTTTCAGGGACGATACGTGATAATCTCGTTCTTGGAGTCGTAGGGGTTAGTGATGAACAAATTACCGAAGCATGCAAAAAAACAGGCTTAATGCAACTCGTCAGTTCTTTGCCACATGGCTTGGACAGTATCATACCTGAAAGCGGTGAGAGTGTATCCGGTGGGCAAAAACAGCTTATTGCTCTCACTAGAATGGTTCTCGCACAACCAACTATTTGGTTACTGGATGAACCAACAGCCAGTATGGATGAAGGGAGTGAAAAGAGGTTGATTGAACTTCTCCTTACCCTCATGCGCCCTACAGATACGTTAATTCTCGTAACACATAAACCATCACTTTTGAGACTTGTCGGTCGTCTCATCGTAATGACTCCACAAGGAATCGCTATTGATGGGCCACGTGATGCCGTATTACAAAAAATAAGTACCCCACAAGGAACTCCATCGTGA